Proteins found in one Coffea eugenioides isolate CCC68of chromosome 5, Ceug_1.0, whole genome shotgun sequence genomic segment:
- the LOC113770639 gene encoding glycine-rich cell wall structural protein-like, translated as MGSKTLLFLFISLAIALMIASEVAARELAETSTSVDNSNAVETDGYGGYRGGGYGGYRGGGYGGYPGGGYGGYHGGGYGGYPGGGYGGRGGGGRGGYGGYHGGGYGGRGGGGYGGRGGGGHGGHPDEAVDAETEN; from the exons ATGGGTTCAAAGacacttcttttccttttcatttcctTGGCTATAGCCTTAATGATTGCCTCAGAGGTTGCTGCTAGGGAATTGGCTGAGACTTCCACGTCTGTTGACAATT CTAATGCAGTTGAGACTGATGGCTACGGAGGGTACCGTGGAGGAGGATATGGAGGGTACCGCGGTGGTGGATATGGGGGCTATCCAGGAGGAGGTTATGGAGGATATCATGGGGGTGGATATGGAGGGTACCCGGGTGGTGGCTATGGCGGACGTGGCGGTGGCGGCCGTGGTGGTTATGGAGGATATCACGGGGGTGGATATGGAGGACGTGGTGGTGGCGGCTATGGAGGACGTGGTGGTGGCGGCCATGGTGGACATCCTGATGAGGCTGTTGATGCAGAGACTGAGAACTAA